A genomic window from Triticum urartu cultivar G1812 chromosome 7, Tu2.1, whole genome shotgun sequence includes:
- the LOC125523277 gene encoding haloacid dehalogenase-like hydrolase domain-containing protein 3 gives MPAAVMRCPLLLGRHPAAALRHSFSSSRTRRVRRAAGGGSQGRPPAYGGLLLDAGGTLLQLAQPVAETYATLGRPYGVMKSEKYIMEGFKRAFSAPWPKTLRYQGDGRPFWKIVVAEATDCTNNNYFEEVYQYYAHGDAWRLPDGAYRTLRDLKDAGVKLAVVSNFDTRLRKLLKDLNVSDMFDAIVVSSEVGYEKPAPEIFKIALEQIGVEARNAVHVGDDETADKAGANAIGLECWLWGEDVKEFSEIQHRIVAKRS, from the exons ATGCCCGCCGCGGTGATGCGCTGCCCCCTCCTCCTCGGGCGGCACCCAGCGGCCGCCCTCCGAcactccttctcctcctcccgcACGCGTCGTGTGCGCAGAGCCGCGGGGGGTGGGAGCCAGGGGCGGCCACCGGCGTATGGTGGGCTGCTGCTCGACGCCGGTGGCACGCTGCTGCAGTTGGCGCAGCCAGTTGCCGAGACGTACGCCACCCTCGGCCGTCCATATG GTGTGATGAAGTCCGAAAAGTACATCATGGAGGGATTCAAGCGGGCTTTCTCGGCGCCATGGCCCAAGACACTCAGGTACCAG GGTGATGGGCGACCGTTCTGGAAGATTGTTGTGGCGGAAGCAACTGACTGCACAAACAATAATTATTTCGAAGAAGTATATCAG TACTATGCACATGGAGATGCATGGCGTCTGCCTGATGGAGCTTACAGAACACTGCGTGATTTAAAAGATGCTGGAG TTAAGCTAGCCGTTGTATCTAACTTCGACACACGGCTAAGGAAGTTGCTCAAGGATCTCAACGTCTCAGATAT GTTTGATGCCATCGTGGTATCATCGGAGGTTGGATATGAGAAACCTGCTCCAGAGATCTTCAAAATAGCATTAG AACAAATTGGCGTGGAAGCCAGAAATGCAGTACACGTAGGAGATGATGAAACTGCAGACAAGGCGGGTGCTAACGCTATTGGACTCGAGTGCTG GCTGTGGGGAGAAGATGTGAAGGAATTTTCTGAGATACAACACCGGATCGTAGCAAAACGCTCATGA